One region of Miscanthus floridulus cultivar M001 chromosome 19, ASM1932011v1, whole genome shotgun sequence genomic DNA includes:
- the LOC136526278 gene encoding leucine-rich repeat receptor-like protein FASCIATED EAR2 has translation MRSLVNLDVSGNALSGLLLGAPGTLPPSLWSVAARKNSFSVPLSTAALAALPAVRVLDLTGNTVSDAVSGAALAHPALQQLRLGSNQLDAVQEAPDGGSSSQLVELDLSGNRLAGRLPACLGAMPRPTVGLLSCPCGSGGSTCLHARMATAAAVPTRVPAVYLTKCIGIGLLDSA, from the coding sequence ATGCGCTCGCTGGTCAACCTCGACGTGAGCGGCAACGCGCTGTCGGGCTTGCTGCTCGGCGCGCCGGGGACGCTGCCGCCGTCGCTCTGGTCCGTCGCGGCGCGCAAAAACTCCTTCTCCGTTCCGCTGAGCACCGCGGCGCTGGCCGCGCTCCCCGCGGTGCGGGTGCTGGACCTCACGGGCAACACGGTGTCTGACGCGGTCTCGGGCGCCGCGCTCGCGCACCCGGCGTTGCAGCAGCTGCGCCTAGGATCCAACCAGCTCGACGCGGTCCAGGAGGCTCCCGACGGCGGATCCTCCAGCCAGCTCGTGGAGCTGGACCTGAGCGGCAACAGGCTCGCCGGGCGGCTGCCAGCCTGCCTTGGCGCAATGCCGCGGCCCACGGTGGGCCTGCTTTCGTGCCCGTGTGGCAGCGGCGGCAGTACTTGCTTGCACGCCCGCATGGCCACAGCAGCGGCGGTGCCTACTCGTGTGCCTGCAGTCTATTTGACAAAATGCATTGGCATAGGGCTGCTTGATTCAGCTTAG